A genomic stretch from Theropithecus gelada isolate Dixy chromosome 2, Tgel_1.0, whole genome shotgun sequence includes:
- the LOC112619763 gene encoding death domain-containing membrane protein NRADD-like, with the protein MGRGRGSPVPQYFPFPPGASSVSGSIIPVYCTLLATVVLGLLAYVAFKCWRSHRQRQQLAKARTAELGGLNKDQMHGDSSVFLDSPSSLEPYASNQGPHPELGCQLYLDLPRQHQEKVERLLEVSVETDKGWRGLADHLGYQAEAVEIMAQGQVRAYTLLRDWAIQEGSGATHKVLENALVAMGQEDVVQGPQAEGCSVA; encoded by the exons ATGGGTAGGGGCAGGGGGAGCCCTGTACCCCAATACTTCCCCTTTCCTCCTGGAGCCTCCAGTGTCTCAGGCAGCATCATCCCAGTCTACTGTACCCTCCTGGCCACTGTGGTCCTCGGTCTGCTTGCCTATGTGGCCTTCAAGTG CTGGCGCTCACATAGACAAAGACAGCAGCTGGCCAAAGCTCGAACTGCAGAGCTGGGAGGTCTCAACAAGGACCAGATGCATGGGGATAGCAGTGTCTTCCTGGACTCTCCTAGCAGTCTGGAGCCCTATGCCTCCAACCAGG gaccaCATCCTGAGCTTGGGTGCCAACTTTACCTTGATCTCCCTCGGCAGCACCAGGAGAAAGTGGAGCGGCTGCTAGAGGTGTCAGTTGAAACTGACAAGGGCTGGCGGGGACTGGCAGACCATCTGGGCTACCAGGCTGAGGCTGTAGAAATCATGGCCCAAGGCCAGGTGCGAGCCTACACACTGCTGAGGGACTGGGCTATCCAAGAAGGCAGTGGCGCCACCCACAAGGTGCTAGAGAATGCCCTGGTTGCCATGGGCCAGGAAGATGTGGTCCAGGGCCCCCAAGCTGAGGGCTGCTCTGTGGCATGA